CGCTCTGGCCGAGCCACCGCGTCCTCCGGCTGGCTGCGGCGAACGAGACAGGTCGGAGGGCGGCTGCTGCGGGGCCCGCAGCGGCTCTCATCACCGTGTTGCCGGACAGAAGCCGCAGCGAGGGTCGGGCAAGAGAGCGGACGCACTGGTGTAGGACGCGGGACGCCATGACTAAGAGAAGTCGGCGGGCTCCCAGCATGCACCGCGAGCTCGGAAGAAGACGCGACAGCTGGCCAGTGAGCATGCGCGTTCGCGATTAttgattgctttatttttttaacaggcaTATTTGTATACATACGAATTACTTAACAAAtctaaaatagtaaaataaaaaaatactcggAGGAGATAAGAAAGATAATAGGAATTTTTCTATGCTTTGCCAGAGCGGGTCAAATTCAGTCAAAACGAATCAACCTCCAAATTCACAGCATCAATTAATGCAAAAAAGCACTGATAAGTCATTGACCAccacattttaaagtaaataacAAACCTTACGTtaataaagaaaacattaaaaccAAATGCTAACGGAATATTTGTATTTCGGTGTGTGGCGAAATCTATCGATAAGACTTTACTCAACTCGTACTGTCTGGTCGTCCATCCAGTCGAACTGTCGGTCGGAGGAGCCGAGCGACACAAAACAAATGCTTcacaatattttctttttactttttgttccGTAAACAGCTCCACATTTTCGCAGTCATGGAGTTGCCTGAAATACTGTACAACAAAGCGGAGTATATTGAGACGGTAAAGTATTCGGTTTTTTGACTCCGTTAGTTGTGCGCTATGTGGCTAGCTAGCAGGACGGGGCGTTGGACCACCATGGCATCATTgttgatatttattttatatttattattacatttaggCTTCTGGCAACAAGGTTAGCAGGCAGTCGGTGCTCTGTGGAAGTCAGAACATTGTACTTAATGGAAAAGTAAGTTAAAATACACGACGGTTTTATTTGCATGAATTAGATTTTGATTTGAGTTGGTTTTGTGTGGCGTCTCTATTCCAGACCATCGTCATGAATGACTGCATTATCAGGGGGGACCTGGCTAATGTCAGGGTGGGCAGACATTGTGTGGTTAAAAGCAGGAGTGTCATTCGTCCACCTTTCAAGAAGTTCAGCAAAGGGTAAAACGTCTTTTTGTTCTTATGACAAATGTTTCTTGAACACTTGGCTGAAAAGTGCAACATTGTCAAAATATCCCTGCATCACTGGTGTGTTTATGTGGTGTCTACATGACCCTGGACCAGTCGATAGTCGGGCAGATCtagaaaaacaaccacattcactcacaatcacattctccatttgggcaatttagtctttaatgaacctaacatgcgtgtttttgcaatgtgggaggaaaccggagtacctggagaaaacccacgcaagcatttggagaacataaaaacacaacacaagaaTGAGATTCGAACCTTAAACCTCGGAAgtctgaggcagacgtgctaccGCTCTGAAGCCTGGTACACATACTGATTTTAAAGTTTATAATGTactttttggcggcacggtggacgactggttagagtatctgcctcacagttctgaggaccggggttcaatccccgaccccgcctgtgtggagttagcatgaaacgggcctgcgtgggttttctccgggcactccggttttcctcccacatgctaaaaacatgcatggtaggttaattgacaactctaaattgcccgtaggtgtgaatgtgagtgtgaatggtcgtttgtttgtatgtgccctgcgattggctggcaaccagttgagggtgtaccccgcctcctgcccgatgataggtgggataggctgcagcacgcccgtgaccttagtgaagagaagcggcttagaaaatggatggatggaaggatttgaaaatattgttcacacagttctgaggaccggagttcaaatcccggcctcgcctgtgtggaggttgcatcttctccccgtgcctgggtgggttttctccgggcactctggtttcctcccacatcccaaaaacatgcatggtaggttgattgaagactctaaattgccctttggtgtgaatgtgtgcgcgaatggttgtttgtttatatgtgccctgcgattggctggcgaccggttcagggtgtaccccgcttctcgcccaaagatagctgggataggctccagcacgcccgcaacccttgttagaataaagcggtacagaaaatggatggaaatgttcaTGCAAATTTagtaactttaaaaacaatttgaaataatttaatggGCGCTGCCATATTTATCAAACATGTGACTGGATAACACGGATAGTAGAAAATATCCTTTTCATGGCAGACAACGCCTTTGTGCATGACAAGggttatttttgtccaaaactGGACAAAATGTTGGGATACAATAtggaattatttgttttttgacacCTTTTCGTTGTTCAAACAAGCGTTGTCAATGAACAAAACGGCATGTTGACCCACATGTAGCGTGACTTCTGTGATTAGCGGCCAATATGAACGCGCCCATTCAATAGAAAATATTTAtgtaaaagtttttaaaaaatcaatgtaGAGGTgcagtttttagttttttgcaGCTTTTCCCAGCTAAACTAATCAATTACTACCAATGCAATTGTACTTCAAATTCTCATGCTCATCCTCAGATTCTTATTTAAGGTGCActgaaaggcactttgaacatgtaagcACATGGTGTTAAAACTTTGATTTCCAtatgttttcaaaaatatgattaccatatgtggcggcacggtggccgactggttagagcgtcacagttctgaggtgcggggttcaatccccgtccccgcctgtgtggagtttgcatgttctccccgtgcctgtgtgggttttctccgggcactccggtttcctcccacatcccaaaaacatgcattaattggagactctaaattgcccgtaggcatgactgtgagtgcgaatggttgtttgtttctatgtgccctgcgattggctggcaaccagttcagggtgtaccccgcctcctgcccgatgacagctgggataggctccagcagtcccgcgaccctagtgaggagaagcggctcagaaaatggatggatttacatatgttttcaaaggctacttaataaaaaattatttttctctgtTGTTCTCAACTTGTACAAAAGTGCGTTGTGTCTTGGCAACAATAAGAAAACACGGGTCCCAGGGTCACAACATTTGAGAACCACTTTGTTAAAGTCTATTCGTCCTCCGCTTTCTCCCTCACAGAGTGGCCTTCTTCCCGCTGCACATCGGTGACCACGTGTTCATCGAGGAGGATTGCGTTGTGAACGCAGCTCAGATTGGCTCCTACGTCCACATTGGCAAGAATTGCGTCATAGTGAGTGTTATGCACACACAACAGAGGCTCACCCCCTCTGGTCAGTCACGTGCTAGTCATGGTGAGACCAGAGGTTTGAATGTTATACTTTATTTTTGATTGGTGTGGAATCACTAAACCACACACAGTCAAGGTATTATTTGAATGCATTaatgtttttaacaaaactttaaaaaagaaGCTTACATGAAAAGATACTGTGTAACGTTGTCGAATGTCAATGTTAAGTATTGATACAGTCGTGTTAGGTAGTTtgcattcatacattttcaagCTGAAAATTACTGTAAAAACTAAAAGTctccagtggatataaaaaggctacacacccctattcaaattaaagtgttttgtgatttaatattttttttaaaaacagagaccaagataaattggTTTTGGGGACTCTTCGtcacttccactaacaacccaggctaaacttagctcgtCCCCAAcatacaatgattttagtctcacagtcgagatgtatcacttcaataatacttccttgacaccaattactacctacctattagccagggccatcttgtggcatcttggggtGGTGACACTGAAAGAGTACCAAATTACGTGAATAGGTGAGCTTTTCAGCAAGTAGCTGAGGATTGGTtcaacagggggaaaaaaactcttttCATGAATAGAAAACCACAAATAGGCAGTGGTTCACTGCAtataacacaaaataataaaatgattttatatTCCACCTTTTATTTAGTATTTGGCATGTTGTTGTCAGGGTCGTCGCTGTGTGCTGAAAGACTGCTGCAAGATCTTGGACAACACTGTTCTTCCTCCAGAGACGGTGGTGCCTCCTTTTACTGTCTTTTCAGGATGCCCAGGtctccacaaacacacaccttcAGCAttctcttgttgttttttttctgttctgaaAATTGTTTAAACTCGTCTTCCTTTCAGGTTTGTTTTCGGGGGAACTTCCAGAGTGCACACAGGACTTGATGATTGACGTCACCAAGAGCTACTACCAGAAGTTCCTTCCCCTCAGCCAGATATAAAGACGCCTTTGCCATCACAACTTTTCTCTTGTACAAGGTCCAGCTCGCTGTCTGCATTGGACAAGACTCCCATCGAGCAACGCTTCTGTGTTGCAGAAACATGTTCAGACATCTTGAGAGTGTGTCTAGAAAGGTTATGTAACATTTTCTTTCCCCTTGCTTTAATATTATGAATAAAGTAATGTTCTGTTGTCACATAATGTAttaaagagagcgagagagagcgggaGAAGGCATCTTTTGAAGGAAATTGTCGCTCTTTCAGTCAACCTGTAAACACGAAAGTCAGATGAGACAAACTTGGACCAAAACGATCTTGCAAGACAAAGTTGTCATTTCACAGTTAATATAGTGGTTTATTTGCAGCTATCAGGATTCAATATTAGAGTGTCAATTTGTGTGCTGTCATTGTCTGAGACTCTGAGCAAGAGATAACACCTTAAACAATGCCGCAAATCCATTCCTAGAAATGCCTGGTATGATCTTGTTACAATACAGATTGAAGGACATGGAAGGAATTTGTAGTGTTACTTATTCATTCTTCTCACATGTGcataacagttctgaggtttgaatCTTTGCTCCGCCCCTCCGGTGTGGAgttgttcaaaaatagcctttgaaaatttgtatatatttttaaacataacttcACTATGCTCATATGTGCCTACAGAACACCTTAAGAAACTGAAGAATAACCTGACAACGACATGTACATAAATGAAGTAAAATTAAATGGAACAATACAATTGAATCTATCTTTACCTAATATGTGCCATGTACGAATACATGTACCATTACCTTTCTGACACATGCCTGTCAAAGTagttattttccaaataaaccTATATAAATAGACCTGGGATCcatattaaatatttcactgtatACGGGGACCTCTGTTAACAACAGTTCTGCTCctccatactgtacataaaccaGAACACACAGTCTATCAATAACTGGTCATAATTAGAGTAAATACTGAAggagtatgaaaaaaaacaatcacaaaaaaaagtagtgtCTGTACTGTCATAAACCCAGGACCCCTCTAATTTGCTACATGTCCATGACCCACCCATAATGAATCTGTGACCCACTTATGGGTGCCAACCCACCAGTTGACAATGGAtgctccaaattgcccatacagtgggcaattgactggcaaccagtccagggtgtacactgcctttcggcccaatgtcagctgggatagattccagctcacccataaccttaatgaggataagcagcacagatggatggattttatcgTCCCTGTGGTTGACATTGCTtgaagtacagtactgtatgtggatCCTGTAACGCAGACTATTAGAAAAATAAGTTCCATAAGAAAATACAGCAAACGGCATTTTGTATATACGTATGCATAGCATTTTACTTACATTTTGTAAGGTGGTGGTGTGGGGGTCGTCAACTGTGAAAAAGGGTGATGAAATGTACGTTTTACTCTGGCATCATCAAGTGGTCAGAAGTAGAACTGCAAGAACCTTAGTTGTTTCCAAGTTCAACTTTTAGGTAGTTCAACAATATATCGCCGATTGAATGGTTAGGTTTGTTTCCCCTGCGCTGTAATTGCGTAGGTGTCATTTCgttatagaataaaaaaaataatgtaaataaaactaTCTCCACTACTTAATTCTCAAAATACTAATAATTTTCCCGTTTTAATGACTCATTCCAGCCAATTTGCAactcaattgttttatttcatctttACAATGTGAACCACATATATCATACCAACAATTAAATGTTAAGTATATAGATTAGCCatttattaccttttttttgacaattatgtATGAAGAAAGAGCTGATAATAGTGTTGGCTTGAGTCTGCCCGTGTAGAAAGTGACGAAAAACAGAGTTGGGATTAAATTCCAAATGTTTCTGTTTGAAATTGTAGCTCTTGTCCACATGCGCACGTCACACTATGTTCCCTTTAACTGCTGTGACGTGCAACAACCATGTTGCCTTTCAGTCAAAAGTGCTGCAGATGCGAGTGAGTGTTAAACCATAGAGAAGTTAAGCGTGTGGAAAAAGAAAGCTAAGCAAATCATTCAAAAGGCATGTTTTTAAACAACAGACGCAGGCTGCCTTCAAATCCTCCTTGCGCCATATTCTGTCACATTAGAGCAGGGGTGAGGAACCTACAGCCCTCAAGAGCGCTGGATCTGGCCCGCCatgcaattttaaaacaaaacctcagaggaactgctataaaagcctgaaaacatGTAACCAACAAATGTTCATAATATagaataaacatttgttcaattggatttttttttctctacaaaTTTAACAAGGCCCTCAGAGGACTGACTAAAAGGTTCCCCACACATGATTTAGAGACTAAAACTTCCACAGATTAATCCTTCCTATGATAAATTATTAACATTGCTCTCCTCACCCCCCCTCCAAaatttacatgaaataaaaaactgCTTCACATGTGGCCAGAGGCTCTGCAGTCAAATGATATCCCACTTGTCAGTGGTTTtgcaacaaccaaaaaaataataataataataaaaaagaagcaAATGCTTGAGCGAGACAATCAAAAGACGAAGCTAGCAATCATGCAGGAAAATGAGAACCAAAGAAAACAGGTGTGAAGTTTCAACAAAACTGACACGCTTCGTACACTTCCCGTGAGAGCACCACTGACGTCACACGGTGGGTCACTTCAAGTGTAAATGCCAACATAGCAGAGCCTGACTGGAAATAAATGCTTTGCTGAAAATCTTAGGggattcttattttaaaaaataaaaatataaaaacttgCGCCGGGTATGTCACAATCTCTGAAAGCCATCGTCttgcattttaatgaaattatagCCTGTGAGAGAGCAAATTATGGGATGGCTTGTGAGCACAGCTCGAGTCTGATGAGAAACGTTCATGACTTATGAGTGACATTAACCTTTTATTCTTACAGCACCGATGTTCTCTCATAAAGTTCAATCCTTTGCGGAAACAGAGGAGAACGAGAGAACTAGAACGCAAGCGATGGCAAGTGCTCACCAGCTTCCAAACGTTAGAACTCGGAGAGGCTACAACTGCAATGGAAGAGCCGATTTTGTTTGCATGAAATCGTTAAGTGCAAAAAGCCTTATTGCAACTCATCGGAAAAGTCACACAATCACATAATACAGCagctgctttttagagtaagactgcacaaaaaggggggggggggggggggggggtggcgagAATGCATTTTAAGATCGTCTCAATTATCTTCAACGAATActacaataaacaaaaaaaggcttcGTAATGAGTGAAACTTAAATTTGGCTGTCACTGTTGTAGACAGTGG
This Phycodurus eques isolate BA_2022a chromosome 16, UOR_Pequ_1.1, whole genome shotgun sequence DNA region includes the following protein-coding sequences:
- the dctn5 gene encoding dynactin subunit 5 translates to MELPEILYNKAEYIETASGNKVSRQSVLCGSQNIVLNGKTIVMNDCIIRGDLANVRVGRHCVVKSRSVIRPPFKKFSKGVAFFPLHIGDHVFIEEDCVVNAAQIGSYVHIGKNCVIGRRCVLKDCCKILDNTVLPPETVVPPFTVFSGCPGLFSGELPECTQDLMIDVTKSYYQKFLPLSQI